One Phyllobacterium sp. T1293 DNA window includes the following coding sequences:
- a CDS encoding metallophosphoesterase family protein: MKIIQITDTHLSPGKEHFNPNWAPLAQWVTDQKPDLIIHTGDLSIDGADIEDDLAFSVRLLNELTAPVLSLPGNHDIGHMPASPQPVNATRIDRWREMVGPDRWFHDVDGWRLVGLNSLILGNDSLEEAAQFDWLEDVLAEAADRRIAVFAHKPLFVDTADEGETGYWSVRPAPRKKLLALFAEYDVALHASGHLHCAWQGAHNGTSLVWAPASSFTVGDMVPDMPGKRILGAAIHTLTDTVKTEIVEIDTLSRFVLDDVIEEVYPRAPKAPESAA; this comes from the coding sequence GTGAAGATCATCCAGATTACCGACACGCACCTCAGCCCCGGCAAGGAACACTTCAATCCGAATTGGGCGCCACTGGCGCAATGGGTGACAGACCAGAAACCGGATCTGATTATCCATACGGGGGACCTTTCCATCGATGGCGCGGATATTGAGGACGACCTTGCCTTTTCCGTCAGGTTGCTCAACGAGCTTACCGCTCCGGTTCTGAGCCTGCCCGGCAATCACGATATCGGCCACATGCCTGCAAGTCCCCAACCTGTTAACGCGACACGGATAGACCGCTGGCGCGAAATGGTCGGGCCCGACCGCTGGTTTCATGATGTGGATGGCTGGCGGCTGGTGGGCCTCAACAGCCTCATTCTCGGCAATGATAGTCTGGAGGAGGCAGCGCAATTTGACTGGCTTGAAGATGTGCTCGCCGAAGCAGCGGACCGCCGCATTGCCGTCTTCGCGCACAAGCCGCTTTTTGTTGATACTGCCGATGAAGGCGAGACTGGCTATTGGAGCGTCCGTCCTGCCCCACGCAAGAAGCTTCTGGCGCTTTTTGCAGAATATGATGTGGCTCTGCATGCCAGCGGACATCTGCATTGCGCATGGCAAGGCGCACACAATGGCACCAGCCTTGTCTGGGCACCGGCCTCTTCCTTCACCGTCGGGGATATGGTGCCGGATATGCCCGGCAAGCGCATTCTCGGTGCAGCGATCCATACACTGACCGATACGGTTAAAACCGAGATTGTCGAAATTGATACCTTGTCCCGCTTTGTCCTCGATGACGTTATCGAAGAGGTCTATCCGCGTGCGCCTAAAGCACCGGAGAGTGCCGCATGA